The following are encoded together in the Oncorhynchus nerka isolate Pitt River linkage group LG25, Oner_Uvic_2.0, whole genome shotgun sequence genome:
- the LOC115108977 gene encoding ras association domain-containing protein 10-like: MEQEECKVSVWVCREEKLVSGLSKRTTCADVVKVLLEDQNLPQGASAAMQSGTPQSYCIVEKWRGFERMLPNKTKILRLWSAWGDEQENVRFVLVKNEASLPNNGPRSAEARVVQSKDNPCVFKGAAKTTMAFSQEKQRRIVRKAFRKLDKINKKREETFPKDKSSVEKLETFVHLVISQDHTIRQQIQRIKELDRDIEMYEAKVHFDRIKRHGINYVQDTYMVESSVEADPIEDVPRSAEAIAQFEEYALRCEEVLRLQEELTEREALVECITGEIQEELNQRWMKRRQDELSGKDTERFGESVDIPVAAVAPQPAAQSGAAAPEPDVNSLSQNDLVLEGKIIKSKLDTSLYIGLRLNTDLEAVKGDLDLSQELWDAKEKELTDLLAKMHSMNLNKEKLPEADKEHSGVTETDMLPSLEKSSGWVEQTRGLSKTCDMNDEDSDTGLSSMHSQDSDNTPVCESLV, encoded by the coding sequence ATGGAGCAGGAAGAATGCAAGGTATCAGTATGGGTCTGCCGGGAGGAGAAGCTGGTCTCAGGGCTGTCCAAACGCACCACCTGCGCGGATGTTGTAAAAGTTCTACTGGAGGACCAAAACTTGCCACAAGGTGCGTCAGCGGCGATGCAGTCTGGGACCCCCCAGTCTTACTGCATTGTGGAGAAATGGAGAGGCTTTGAGAGGATGTTACCCAATAAAACCAAAATCCTGCGTCTCTGGAGCGCCTGGGGAGATGAGCAGGAAAACGTGAGGTTTGTGTTGGTGAAGAATGAGGCATCGTTACCGAACAACGGACCCAGGAGCGCCGAGGCGCGAGTCGTTCAGAGCAAAGACAATCCGTGCGTATTCAAGGGAGCAGCCAAGACCACAATGGCTTTCTCGCAAGAAAAGCAGCGGAGGATTGTTAGAAAAGCTTTTAGAAAGTTGGACAAAATTAACAAAAAGAGAGAAGAGACTTTTCCCAAGGATAAATCCTCAGTGGAGAAATTGGAAACGTTTGTGCACTTGGTTATCTCGCAAGATCACACCATCCGCCAGCAGATCCAAAGGATCAAAGAGTTGGATAGGGATATAGAGATGTATGAGGCAAAAGTGCACTTTGACAGAATTAAGAGACATGGTATCAATTATGTGCAGGACACATACATGGTGGAATCGAGCGTGGAGGCTGATCCAATAGAGGACGTTCCACGTTCAGCGGAGGCTATTGCGCAGTTTGAGGAGTACGCTCTTAGGTGCGAGGAGGTCCTGCGACTTCAGGAGGAGTTGACAGAGCGCGAGGCTCTTGTGGAATGCATCACAGGTGAAATTCAGGAGGAGCTAAACCAAAGGTGGATGAAAAGACGGCAAGATGAGCTGTCGGGCAAAGACACAGAACGTTTTGGGGAGTCTGTGGACATCCCCGTAGCTGCAGTGGCTCCACAGCCGGCAGCACAGTCAGGCGCCGCCGCCCCAGAGCCAGATGTGAACAGTCTATCACAGAACGACTTGGTTTTAGAGGGGAAGATAATCAAATCAAAGCTGGATACCAGTTTATATATTGGTCTTCGTTTAAACACGGATTTAGAGGCTGTTAAGGGTGATTTGGACTTAAGCCAGGAGCTATGGGACGCGAAAGAAAAAGAACTAACGGATTTGCTCGCAAAAATGCACTCTATGAATTTAAATAAGGAAAAGTTACCCGAGGCTGATAAAGAACACTCTGGTGTCACTGAGACTGACATGTTGCCTTCCTTGGAGAAGAGCAGTGGGTGGGTGGAGCAGACCAGAGGTCTGTCCAAGACCTGCGACATGAACGACGAAGATTCAGACACGGGGCTGAGCTCCATGCATAGCCAGGACTCTGACAATACACCTGTGTGTGAATCACTGGTGTAG